In Myxococcales bacterium, the genomic stretch ACCAGCCAGACGATCACGGCGATCAGGGCGAACAATAAATAATAGCCTAACCCGACGCGCGAAACGAACAGGATTGTATTGCGCTCGTTGATGACGAATTTGCGGGCCAGGGTCTGCTCCTTCAATTTGTCGGTTGCCGTGGCGCGCTCCGGGCCGGCCGGAGCCTCTTAGGGGAGCCCGATCATATCATACAACGCCGCCGCCGCACGTCTTTTTTTCCGCGCCCCGCCCGAAAGTTATTTCTTCTCCGTCTCCGGTTTTTCCGGCGCGGCCTCGGCGGCGGGCGGCGCCTCGCCGTCCGGCGCCTCTTCCTTTTCGCCCTTGAACAGCCAGCCGGTCATCGCCCGCGCCGTGCTCTTGGCGATCATGCCCAGCAGCTTCCACAACGACAGCCCCTCGCCGCCGCTCGGCGGTGCGTCGCCGCTGCGCCCGAGTTTCAGCTTCAGGTACAGGTCGCCCGATTCCTGCATCCGGTGTAGGTCCTCGAGCGTCATGTTGGATTTCTTGGCCTGCTTGCGCAGGTTCTTGTCGGTGACGAAGTGGATTTCCTTGCTCGCCAGCAGGTTCATCACCATGCTGCTGACCGCCGCCAGCCGGATCTTGAAATCGTACAGCTTCTGCTTGGCGCTCTTCAGGTCGGCCTGCCGCCGGGCGATGACCTCGCTGTCCTCGGCGCTCTCCAGCAGCATGTCGATGAAGCCCTCGACGAACGACGCCTTGCGGAACTGCAGCTCCGACTCGGCCAGCGACAGGCCGCCCGTCGGCAGGGCGACGATCTGCTCCACGGCCTGCAGCGCGAAGTCGATTTCCGCGTCGCCCAGATCCAGCTCCTTCGCGTCCAGGTCGTCGGTCTCCACCAGCGTCTCGGCCACCTGCTCCCACGCCGTGGTGATCTGGCGCTGGTAGTGCTGGGCGATCTGGTCGCGCGAGAGGCCGGCGATGCTCTGGTCCTTCTCGATCATGTCCTTGATTTCGGCCTGCTGCGGCTCGGCGCAGTCGCGGCCGATCTTCACCACGTGCAGCTTGGTTTTTTCGCCGAGCACCTCGCGCACGTGCGCCGGGTCGATCCGGTCCATGCCGTCGGTGATCAGCATGATCTCGGCCTTTTCCAGCAGGCCGTCGAACTGGATGTCCCGCGCCGCGACCTCGAGGGCGTGGTTGATGTCGGTGCCCTTGCCGCCCGGCTCGATGTACAAAAGCTTGCGGATCAGCGCGTCGATCTCGGCGGCGGTGGCCATCCGCTCCAGGTCGTAGACCTCGAAATCGAAGTAGCGCAGAAACAGGCGCGCGCCGGTTTTTTTCTTGCGCCGCAGGTACTCGATCGCCAGCACCTTGGCGAACAGCATCCGGTTGCGGTACCACATCGAATACGAGCGGTCGAACAGGATGTAGAGCTTCTGCTCGGCGGCGTTGGTCATTTGGCGCGCGCCGGATTCGCGGATCGGCGCGGTCTGCGCCCCGGCTTCGGCGGAACCGTCGCGCATCAGCACGCGGACGTTCAACTGGCGTTCCTCGGCCAGCCGCATCAGGTCGGTGAAATCCTCGATCGCCACGTCGCCGGGCATGGCGGCGCCGATTTCCTCGATGCCCTTGATGCGCCGGACGCCGAATTGCGGGTTGTGGTCGTCGAGAATCGGCACCTGCTCGGCGAGGCGCGAGGGCTCGGGCTTGTCGGTCGGCGCGGTACGGTCGGCCTGCTCGCAGACGTCGAAGAAACCCTTGAGCTGGCCGGTGAGCTGCGCCTCGGGCGTCTTGAGCACCCGCGCGATCTTGAACATCAGGAAGAACGACGCCGGCACCAGGCCGCGCAATTCGTCGAACAACCGCAGGAAGTCGTCGAAGTCTTCCGCCAGCGGCGGCGGCATCTCGCGCGGCGCGGCGTCCGGCGCCGGTTCGCGGGGCAGATCGGCCAGTCGGCTCAGAACGTCCATCGCCCGTTTCCGTCGGGGTTAAACCGGCCGCGATCCGCCGGCAGTGGGTTCGTCGTCGTCGGATTTACCGATGTTTTTCGCCCGCAAATAGGCGATATACAGCGCCTTGCCGGCCGCCCCGAGCCCGAAACCGATCCAGATGATCGTCATGATGGGATGCGTGCCCAGCCACTTGTCGAGATAATACCCGACCGTGTAGCCGATGATGACGCTCATGCCCATTTCCAGCCCGACCGCGCCGACGGTCGTGCCTTCGCGGATGGTTTGCATGTCCAGGCGGGGTTTCTCGGATTTCACGGGTCCTGCTCCGGCTCGTTCGATTCATCCTAGCATGAAACGGGGGGATAGCGCGAATCGCGAGCGCCCGGCAGGCAGGCGGGCGCGATCCGCTACCGCCGCTGAAGCCGGATGCGGCAGAGGGTGTACAGGGCGATGAAAAAATCGGTCCAGCGGATCTTCTTGCCGTCCCGCTTGCGCCGGGGATCGTAGCGGATCGGCACCTCGACGATGGTCTCCCGCCGGTTGAGCAGCTTGGCCGTCACCTCGGGGCAGAACTCGAAACCGGTCGATTCCAGGCGCAACTCGCGCAAGAGCGCCGTGTCGATCACCTTGTAGCAGGTGGCGATGTCGGTGATGTTGGTGCGGTACAACAGGCGCAGGAACTTGTTTTCGAGCCAGCCCCCCAGCGCGTAGAGCGGCCCCGAGATGGGGATGCGCGGCGCGAGCCACCGCGAACCGTAGACCACGCGGCTGACGCCGGCCAGCAACGGCCGCAGCAGCAACGGATAATCGGCCGGATCGTACTCGAGGTCGGCATCCTGGATCAGGCAGATGTCGCCGGTAGCGGCGGCCAGCGCCGTGCGCACCGCCGCGCCCTTGCCGAGGTTGACCGCGTGCCGCAACAACCGGACCGGCGCCGCGGGATGCTCGCGCTGGAACCGTTCAATTCGCGCCGCGCCGTCGTCCGTCGAGCCGTCGTCGACCACCAGGATTTCGCGCGCCAGCCCCAGCGCGGACAAATCCGTCTCCGCCACCCGCGCCAGCAGCGCCGCGACGGTCGGTGCCTCGTTGTAAACCGGCACGAGGATGCTGAGGGTCTTCATCGGCCGCTCTCGCAGCCCCCGCCGGCGCGGTGAAACGCGTTGTAAACGCAAAACGGATAAGCGCCCCGCGCCGACAGGTACACGTGGTGGCAGTTGCGCGCCTCCCGCAGATCGAAGGCCTCGCGGTCGTAGAATTTTTCGATATTGACGAACAGCAGGTCGTCGCCGAAGCCGCCTTGATCGGGGCGCAAGATCTTTCGCGCGAGCCAAGCCAATTTTACCGCCGCGCCCGGATCGCGCAGCAGCCCCGCCGGCGAAAACAGCCGCGAAACGGGCAGCAGCCGCGAGCCGCGCCGCAACAGCAGAAACGGATAAATGCAGACCCGTTGGCGGAACATCGGGTGGCCGGTCAGGCGGAACAGCAGCCGGCCGACCCGCTTGGCGTCGAGGATGTCGCGCCGGGTCACCTCGCCGCCGGTCGTCCGCTCGAGGGCGGCGATCACGTCGGCCGCGTCGGTCGCGGCGCGCTTTTCGTCGGCGAAGCGGCCCAGGCGGCTGCGCGGATAGAACGACACCCGCGAGACGCCCGGCGCCGCGGCGGCGAAACGCAGGATCTCGCCGACCTCGCCGTCGTTCACCCCGCGTTGCACCATCACCGCCAGTTGAATCGCGAAGCCCTTGCGGGCCAGTAGTTCGATGACCTTTTGCTTGTCGGCGATCAGGTCGCGGCCGCGAAACAACCGCGAGATTTCCGGCGAAAAACCGTCGAATTGCAGAATCACCCAGCGCAGGCCCGCTTGCCACAGGCGGTCGACGCGCGCCTCGTCCAGCAGCAAGAGGCCGTTCGAGTTGAGGCGCGGCACGATGCCCTTGGCGATCAGTCCGCGAATGATTTCCGGCAGGTCGTCGCGCAGGGTCGACTCGCCGCCCACCAGGCTGATGTTGGGCCGGAAACCGCCCGCGCGACGCGAATAATCGGGCACCCACGAAAGGATTTCCGCCGGCGTCGGGTCCGGCGCCGCCGCCGCTCCCGCGTCGGTCACGCAGGTCGGGCAGGCGAGGTTGCAGCGGGTCGTCACGTCGACGGCGAAGGTGGTGAGAAACCCGTCGGCCGCGCCGCGTTCCAGGTCGAGCGGGCCCTCCGGCAGCAACTCGGGATGACGCAGGCCGTGGGCGCGTTCGTACAACGCCGCGTCGCGCCAGAAGAAGCTTTCGCTCGCGCCGTCGCGCGGGCATTCACGCCGCAAAAACAGGTCGCCGTCGCGCTCCACGAGCGCGGCGGGAACCGGTTCGCCGCAAATCGGGCAAGGGCTGCTGGTGTGGATCGGCTTCATTTCGTGACGATGGTAGGGGTCACCTCGCGGGCTGTCAAATTACGTTTCCGGCGGGCTTCAGGTTAATAGCTGTTGACGCACTCGGTTTCGCATTCTTTGGCTGCCTGATCGTAAATATCGGAGTCGATTTTCGCGAAAAAGCAGTTCGCCAGGCATTTTTTCTCCCCCAACAGAAGCATGCGGCATTGCGAGCCAGCCTTCTCCTTGGCGCACTTGTAATAATTTTGATAAAACTCGCCTTCCTTTTCAATCAGACAGCCCTGGGTTTCCGGTTCGGTGAAAACACATTCATGCTCCCAGCTCTCCACTTTAGCGAAAGCTTTGCAGTCGTCACTGATTTCGTAACATTCCTCTACGGTATATTCATGTTCGGTATCGCCGTTGTCACTATCGTTGCAAGCAGTAAGAGAAAAAAGCGCTATAAATAGAAAAAGGGTTGGGAATAGATGTTTGTTTGTCGTCATGATCCGTTCCTCCAGGTAACCCCTTGAACTGTTTTATCCTAATTGAAAGCTGAATCCGGCTCGATTGGCAATCGATCCTCGATCGATGAAACCGCGTCTCCGACCTCCGGCGACAACCTAATTAGTAATCGATTGAATATACGCATTGGTACATGCATTCCTCTTCGGCTTGCTCGTAACTATCCGCATCGACATGGGCATGGAAGCATGCCGCTAAACAATTATTTTGCCATATTGGCAAATTTTTACATTGGGCCGCTTCCTCATTTTTTGCGCATTCACCATATGTTTGATAATAATAGCCTTCCGTTTCGATCCGGCAGCCCGGCGTTTCCGGTTCGGAATCGATGCACTGATACTCCTCGCAAGCTGACTCGGCAGATGCCTCGCAGTCCTCGCCGATAGCAATGCATTCCGCATTGGTCATTTCATCATCGTCATCGTTGGATGATTGGCTGCAGGAGAAACAAACTAATCCAATTAGTATTACTGCTAAAAGGAAAAGCCATTGATTA encodes the following:
- a CDS encoding VWA domain-containing protein, which codes for MDVLSRLADLPREPAPDAAPREMPPPLAEDFDDFLRLFDELRGLVPASFFLMFKIARVLKTPEAQLTGQLKGFFDVCEQADRTAPTDKPEPSRLAEQVPILDDHNPQFGVRRIKGIEEIGAAMPGDVAIEDFTDLMRLAEERQLNVRVLMRDGSAEAGAQTAPIRESGARQMTNAAEQKLYILFDRSYSMWYRNRMLFAKVLAIEYLRRKKKTGARLFLRYFDFEVYDLERMATAAEIDALIRKLLYIEPGGKGTDINHALEVAARDIQFDGLLEKAEIMLITDGMDRIDPAHVREVLGEKTKLHVVKIGRDCAEPQQAEIKDMIEKDQSIAGLSRDQIAQHYQRQITTAWEQVAETLVETDDLDAKELDLGDAEIDFALQAVEQIVALPTGGLSLAESELQFRKASFVEGFIDMLLESAEDSEVIARRQADLKSAKQKLYDFKIRLAAVSSMVMNLLASKEIHFVTDKNLRKQAKKSNMTLEDLHRMQESGDLYLKLKLGRSGDAPPSGGEGLSLWKLLGMIAKSTARAMTGWLFKGEKEEAPDGEAPPAAEAAPEKPETEKK
- a CDS encoding AtpZ/AtpI family protein, with translation MKSEKPRLDMQTIREGTTVGAVGLEMGMSVIIGYTVGYYLDKWLGTHPIMTIIWIGFGLGAAGKALYIAYLRAKNIGKSDDDEPTAGGSRPV
- a CDS encoding glycosyltransferase family 2 protein — protein: MKTLSILVPVYNEAPTVAALLARVAETDLSALGLAREILVVDDGSTDDGAARIERFQREHPAAPVRLLRHAVNLGKGAAVRTALAAATGDICLIQDADLEYDPADYPLLLRPLLAGVSRVVYGSRWLAPRIPISGPLYALGGWLENKFLRLLYRTNITDIATCYKVIDTALLRELRLESTGFEFCPEVTAKLLNRRETIVEVPIRYDPRRKRDGKKIRWTDFFIALYTLCRIRLQRR
- a CDS encoding radical SAM protein, with translation MKPIHTSSPCPICGEPVPAALVERDGDLFLRRECPRDGASESFFWRDAALYERAHGLRHPELLPEGPLDLERGAADGFLTTFAVDVTTRCNLACPTCVTDAGAAAAPDPTPAEILSWVPDYSRRAGGFRPNISLVGGESTLRDDLPEIIRGLIAKGIVPRLNSNGLLLLDEARVDRLWQAGLRWVILQFDGFSPEISRLFRGRDLIADKQKVIELLARKGFAIQLAVMVQRGVNDGEVGEILRFAAAAPGVSRVSFYPRSRLGRFADEKRAATDAADVIAALERTTGGEVTRRDILDAKRVGRLLFRLTGHPMFRQRVCIYPFLLLRRGSRLLPVSRLFSPAGLLRDPGAAVKLAWLARKILRPDQGGFGDDLLFVNIEKFYDREAFDLREARNCHHVYLSARGAYPFCVYNAFHRAGGGCESGR